The following proteins come from a genomic window of Nocardioides albertanoniae:
- a CDS encoding lysophospholipid acyltransferase family protein: protein MAAAYDVGVMYRALHAVVPPLLRAIWRPAVTGAENVPRSGGVILASNHLSFADSIVIPSVSPRRVHFLAKSDYFTGTGLKGAAQKAWFEGLGMLPVDRDDPQAALGSLEVALEVLGKGEAFGIYPEGTRSRDGRLYRGRTGVAHLALTAGVSVVPVGLRGTAELQPVGSNVPRLAKVSVAFGRPIEVAGRFDGVPLGKARRVITDEVMESIAALSGQELAGVYNERPADA from the coding sequence GTGGCTGCCGCCTACGATGTCGGGGTGATGTATCGCGCCCTCCACGCAGTCGTGCCACCCCTGCTTCGCGCGATCTGGCGCCCTGCGGTGACGGGGGCCGAGAACGTCCCGCGCAGCGGCGGGGTGATCCTGGCCAGCAACCATCTCAGCTTCGCCGACTCGATCGTGATCCCGTCGGTCTCGCCCAGGCGCGTGCACTTCCTGGCCAAGTCGGACTACTTCACCGGCACCGGGCTCAAGGGCGCCGCCCAGAAGGCGTGGTTCGAGGGGCTCGGGATGCTTCCGGTCGACCGCGACGACCCGCAGGCAGCGCTGGGCTCGCTGGAGGTGGCGCTGGAGGTCCTGGGCAAGGGCGAGGCGTTCGGGATCTACCCCGAGGGCACCCGCTCGCGCGACGGGCGGCTCTACCGCGGGCGTACGGGCGTGGCGCACCTGGCGCTGACGGCCGGTGTGTCGGTCGTGCCGGTGGGGCTTCGGGGCACGGCTGAGCTGCAGCCGGTGGGGTCCAACGTGCCTCGTCTGGCCAAGGTCTCGGTCGCGTTCGGGCGGCCGATCGAGGTGGCCGGCCGTTTCGACGGGGTGCCTCTCGGCAAGGCTCGCCGCGTGATCACCGACGAGGTGATGGAGTCGATCGCCGCGCTGAGCGGTCAAGAGCTGGCCGGCGTCTACAACGAACGGCCGGCAGACGCCTGA
- a CDS encoding DUF1905 domain-containing protein produces the protein MSADYIFEGAVIEWRGPAPYFYVPMPVEDAEDLKEDARGLEYWGQVAVTATIGETTFTTALFPKDGTYLLPLKVVVRRAEGIDLDDVLEVRMRLGHD, from the coding sequence GTGAGCGCTGACTACATCTTCGAAGGAGCCGTCATCGAGTGGCGCGGGCCGGCGCCCTACTTCTACGTGCCCATGCCGGTGGAGGACGCCGAGGACCTCAAGGAGGACGCCCGCGGGCTGGAGTACTGGGGCCAGGTCGCCGTCACCGCCACCATCGGCGAGACGACGTTCACGACGGCGCTGTTCCCCAAGGACGGCACCTACCTGCTCCCGTTGAAGGTCGTCGTACGCAGGGCGGAAGGGATCGACCTCGACGACGTCCTGGAGGTGCGGATGCGGTTGGGCCACGACTGA
- a CDS encoding ATP-dependent helicase: MSVAYRLAPPPSAAPVPVLDEHQRSVVEHPGGPLLVLAGPGTGKTTTLVEAVVDRIENRGVRPDQLLALTFSRKAAEQLRDRVTARLGRTLSGAVSSTFHSFAYGLVRRYAPAELYSAPLTLLSAPEADVVLQELLADSPESVRWPERFRMAVGTRGFAREVQTVIARARERGLDPDQLVALGRDEGIAEFVAAGWFLEQYLDVLGAQSAIDYPDLIMRGVIEAERHAAELRAEFACVFVDEYQDTDPSQVALLQALAGDGRDLVAVGDPDQSIYGFRGADVNGILDFPSQFPTRERRHAPVVALGTTRRFGSRLLRASRSIAAGISVRGSIPAGAYDTFRNPHPLASDPGRAEVLTFDTDRAETEHIADLLRRAHLEDGTDWSDMAVLVRSGRTSIPQLRRSLTAAGVPVEVAADETPLVREPAAAVLLGALGVVIDADVDSDLDERYVRADRCEELLTGPLGGLDATDVRALTRTLRARFPDVAAHDLVRRSVLDPSLLAAPPAGRAARPPAAERVETNTVDSSATGDRVGLDTDSFVPHESGSTGGGGSTSDGEERVLGRVRRLAGLLAEARAALKGGAGAEQVLWTLWDGADWGQRLRSQVESGGPAARLAHRDLDAVVALFDTAAKIEGRQEFTSVETFLATLRAQEIPADTLADKGVRGSAVRLLTAHRSKGLEWGLVVAAHVQEGAWPDLRRRDSLLGPDRIAPAMPDGHHGGLLPPLTRTAMLAEERRLFYVAATRARSRLVVTAVKSPDDDGDQPSRFINELGLREDQIRHRVGRPTRPLSLAGLVAELRRTAADPAQPAGLRDAAARRLQKLAATEVRGKRIAAAADPSTWWGLRAPTYASAPVRAEDRPITLSASALEAILTCPAQWFLAREAGGAVVDSSSQGFGKVVHAIAEQLARGDLDAAGVDDLMPFVDEVWGRLEFRTPWSAAREREAVYDVLARFLTWHRRPGARTVIGFEEQLTAKVELPSGETVRLNGYADRLELDESGRIVVVDLKTGKYPPTAQEVKEHGQLGLYQLAVEHGAASALASGATSGGAELIQLRHAAGSGSELPKVQVQAPEPPEIITQLEKAVATVRAEDFVARPGKHCDRCQFVALCPTQTSGSVLS, translated from the coding sequence GTGAGCGTCGCCTACCGCCTTGCCCCGCCGCCGAGCGCTGCCCCCGTGCCGGTGCTCGACGAGCACCAGCGCTCGGTCGTGGAGCATCCCGGCGGGCCGCTGCTGGTGCTGGCCGGGCCCGGCACCGGCAAGACCACCACGTTGGTCGAGGCCGTCGTGGATCGCATCGAGAACCGCGGCGTACGCCCTGATCAGCTGCTGGCGCTGACCTTCTCCCGCAAGGCCGCCGAGCAGCTGCGTGACCGGGTCACCGCGCGGCTCGGGCGCACTCTGTCGGGGGCGGTGTCCTCGACGTTCCACTCCTTCGCCTACGGGCTGGTGCGGCGCTATGCGCCGGCCGAGCTCTACTCCGCGCCGCTGACCCTCCTCTCCGCGCCGGAGGCCGACGTGGTGCTGCAGGAGCTGCTGGCCGACAGCCCGGAGTCGGTGCGCTGGCCGGAGCGGTTCCGGATGGCGGTCGGCACCCGAGGCTTCGCGCGCGAGGTGCAGACGGTGATCGCGCGGGCGCGCGAGCGGGGGTTGGACCCCGACCAGCTGGTAGCGCTCGGCCGTGACGAGGGCATCGCCGAGTTCGTCGCGGCCGGGTGGTTCCTGGAGCAGTATCTCGACGTGCTCGGCGCCCAGTCGGCCATCGACTATCCCGACCTGATCATGCGCGGGGTGATCGAGGCCGAGCGGCATGCGGCCGAGCTGCGTGCCGAGTTCGCCTGTGTCTTCGTCGACGAGTATCAGGACACCGACCCTTCACAGGTGGCCCTGCTGCAGGCGCTGGCCGGAGACGGCCGCGACCTGGTCGCCGTCGGCGATCCCGACCAGTCGATCTACGGGTTCCGGGGCGCCGACGTCAACGGGATCCTCGACTTCCCCTCGCAGTTCCCCACCCGGGAGCGTCGGCACGCCCCGGTGGTGGCTCTGGGCACGACCAGGCGGTTCGGCTCGCGGCTGCTGCGGGCCTCGCGCTCGATCGCCGCGGGCATCTCGGTGCGTGGGTCGATCCCGGCGGGTGCCTACGACACGTTCCGCAACCCGCACCCGCTGGCCTCCGACCCCGGGCGCGCCGAGGTGCTCACCTTCGACACCGACCGTGCCGAGACCGAGCACATCGCCGACCTGCTCCGCCGGGCTCACCTCGAGGACGGCACCGACTGGTCCGACATGGCCGTGCTGGTGCGCTCGGGACGCACCTCGATCCCGCAGCTGCGCCGGTCGCTGACCGCGGCAGGGGTGCCGGTCGAGGTCGCCGCCGACGAGACGCCGCTCGTGCGGGAGCCGGCCGCGGCCGTGCTGCTCGGCGCGCTCGGGGTGGTCATCGACGCCGACGTCGACTCCGATCTCGACGAGCGCTACGTGCGTGCCGACCGCTGTGAGGAGCTGCTGACCGGTCCGCTCGGCGGCTTGGATGCCACCGATGTTCGCGCGTTGACCCGCACGCTGCGGGCCAGGTTCCCGGACGTCGCCGCCCATGATCTCGTACGCCGCTCCGTGCTCGATCCGTCGCTGCTCGCCGCCCCTCCCGCTGGTCGAGCCGCGAGGCCGCCTGCGGCCGAGCGTGTCGAGACCAACACGGTCGACTCGAGCGCGACGGGGGACCGTGTTGGTCTCGACACGGATTCGTTCGTACCTCACGAATCCGGCTCGACCGGCGGGGGCGGCTCGACCAGTGACGGCGAGGAGCGGGTGCTGGGGCGCGTACGTCGCCTTGCGGGGCTTCTCGCCGAGGCCCGGGCCGCGCTGAAGGGTGGGGCCGGGGCCGAGCAGGTGCTGTGGACGCTGTGGGACGGCGCCGACTGGGGCCAGCGGCTGCGGTCGCAGGTGGAATCGGGCGGGCCGGCGGCGCGGCTCGCCCACCGCGACCTCGACGCGGTCGTGGCGCTCTTCGACACGGCCGCGAAGATCGAGGGCCGTCAGGAGTTCACCTCGGTCGAGACCTTCCTGGCCACGCTCCGCGCCCAGGAGATCCCGGCCGACACCCTGGCCGACAAGGGCGTACGCGGCTCGGCGGTGCGGCTGCTGACCGCCCACCGCTCCAAGGGGCTGGAGTGGGGTCTCGTGGTGGCCGCCCACGTCCAGGAGGGGGCCTGGCCCGACCTGCGCCGGCGCGACTCGCTCCTCGGCCCCGACCGGATCGCGCCGGCGATGCCCGACGGTCATCATGGTGGTCTGCTGCCGCCGCTGACCCGCACGGCGATGCTTGCCGAGGAGCGCCGGCTCTTCTACGTCGCCGCCACCCGCGCTCGCTCCCGGCTGGTCGTGACCGCGGTGAAGTCGCCCGATGACGACGGTGACCAGCCGTCGCGGTTCATCAACGAGCTGGGCCTGCGCGAGGATCAGATCCGCCACCGCGTCGGCCGTCCGACGCGACCACTGTCCTTGGCCGGGCTGGTCGCCGAGCTGCGCCGCACCGCGGCCGACCCGGCTCAGCCCGCCGGGCTGCGTGACGCCGCCGCCCGGAGGTTGCAGAAGCTGGCCGCCACCGAGGTGCGTGGCAAGCGGATCGCGGCCGCCGCCGACCCGTCGACCTGGTGGGGGCTGCGGGCTCCGACGTACGCCTCGGCCCCGGTGCGCGCCGAAGACCGTCCGATCACGCTGAGCGCGTCGGCGCTGGAGGCGATCCTGACCTGCCCCGCGCAGTGGTTCCTCGCCCGCGAGGCCGGGGGCGCCGTCGTCGACTCCTCGAGCCAGGGGTTCGGCAAGGTGGTGCACGCGATCGCCGAGCAGCTCGCCCGCGGCGACCTCGACGCCGCAGGGGTCGATGACCTGATGCCGTTCGTCGACGAGGTCTGGGGCCGACTCGAGTTCCGTACGCCGTGGTCGGCCGCCCGCGAGCGCGAGGCCGTCTACGACGTGCTGGCAAGGTTCTTGACCTGGCATCGGCGCCCCGGAGCGCGCACCGTCATCGGGTTCGAGGAGCAGCTGACCGCGAAGGTCGAGCTGCCCAGCGGGGAGACCGTGCGGCTCAACGGCTATGCCGACCGGTTGGAGCTCGACGAGAGCGGGAGGATCGTGGTCGTCGACCTGAAGACGGGGAAATATCCGCCGACCGCGCAGGAGGTCAAGGAGCACGGTCAGCTCGGTCTCTACCAGCTCGCCGTCGAGCACGGCGCGGCCTCCGCGCTGGCGTCCGGAGCGACGTCCGGGGGAGCCGAGCTGATCCAGCTGCGCCATGCCGCGGGCTCCGGGAGCGAGCTGCCGAAGGTGCAGGTGCAGGCGCCCGAGCCGCCGGAGATCATCACCCAGCTGGAGAAGGCCGTGGCGACGGTGCGGGCCGAAGACTTCGTGGCCAGACCCGGCAAGCACTGCGACCGGTGCCAGTTCGTCGCGCTCTGCCCCACCCAGACCTCGGGATCGGTGCTGTCATGA
- a CDS encoding ATP-dependent DNA helicase — MTSDAHHEMSSAMKVDTPEELAKLMGHDWLYSEEQFRAITAPLEPAVVIAGAGSGKTAVMAARVVWLVATGRVLPGEVLGLTFTTKATAELNTRIRESLQKAGLWPERRASVGVGGTEGPPRPGEEDDEPVEPTVATYHSYASGLLSEHGLRIGHEPDTRLIADATRYQLAARAVARHTNPVEKLTDYPKLAVQQLLALDAELSEHLVDITTLRAYDRNERSLFALEVADLSAQLADGKRVKTKLTKVEKAIDAIDKRYELLDLVDGYRRLKDRLGLMDFSDQIALAARLAMETPDVGEIERGKFKVVLLDEYQDTSVAQAQMLARLFGDGHPVTAVGDPNQAIYGWRGASVSNIIEFGRDFPTADGRRPAYSLTVNRRSDARILATANHLAAQLYEGRERERLVAAEGASDGEVRVHVHETYDEELLWLADQVVEAHEAVGEWKEIGVLTRDNSQAAAVFDALTAREIPVEIVGLKGLLRLPEVAEVVATMELLHDVTANAALLTLLAGPRWTIGPRDLAILGRRSRDLAGVVGGAAEFADIERQLEAAVEGTDPTEIPSLNDALEDPGDEGYDYSPQARERFTMLADELRGLRRSVNEPLLDLVRRIIDVTGIDVELAASVSPAATARRDNLDLFVQAVAEFEGLDGQVTLAALLAYLEAEDEYGQGLDVATPSEADSVKLLTVHRAKGLEWDAVFLVGVTHKKFPTGQTRSSWLTVPSVMPAALRGDRDDLPQLLGHDADSIDALLAERKEHERVEELRLAYVAWTRARHTQFVSCWRWSPSIKEGRGPSLYVEKTREALLQWGARPDRWAEVVVKGEEENPYAAQEVDQPWPINHHTPEVERRLEAAKLVREASPGPDDLDDLTLLETVNQWDEEIERLLTEAERERAPEVVVPLPSSMSATSMSRLRDDPLGFAADLVRPMPRKPSSQARFGTRFHAWVEARFGQQDLFDPDDLPGRADHGIEDESGLEEVIAAFEKGPFANRPPFRVEAAFAIVLAGQVVRGRVDAVYQEPDGSYLIVDWKTNQAQNADPLQLALYRLGWAELMGIPLSQVRAAFYYVRSGKLVEPQALPDRARLEQIVAPPAAGS; from the coding sequence ATGACCTCGGATGCGCACCATGAGATGAGCTCGGCCATGAAGGTCGACACGCCCGAGGAGCTCGCCAAGCTGATGGGCCACGACTGGCTCTACAGCGAGGAGCAGTTCCGCGCGATCACCGCACCGCTGGAGCCGGCGGTGGTGATCGCGGGCGCCGGGTCCGGCAAGACCGCGGTGATGGCGGCGCGGGTGGTGTGGCTGGTCGCCACCGGCCGTGTGCTCCCCGGTGAGGTGCTGGGCCTGACCTTCACCACGAAGGCGACCGCCGAGCTGAACACCAGGATCCGGGAGTCGCTGCAGAAGGCGGGTCTGTGGCCGGAGCGTCGCGCGAGCGTGGGCGTGGGCGGCACGGAGGGTCCGCCTCGGCCCGGCGAGGAGGACGACGAACCCGTCGAGCCGACGGTGGCGACCTACCACTCCTATGCCTCCGGGCTCCTCTCCGAGCACGGCCTGCGGATCGGTCACGAGCCCGACACCCGGCTGATCGCCGACGCGACCCGCTACCAGCTGGCCGCTCGCGCGGTGGCGCGGCACACCAACCCGGTCGAGAAGCTGACCGACTATCCCAAGCTGGCCGTGCAGCAGCTGCTCGCCCTCGACGCCGAGCTCTCCGAGCATCTCGTCGACATCACGACCCTGCGGGCCTACGACCGCAACGAGCGGTCGCTGTTCGCGCTCGAGGTGGCCGATCTGAGCGCGCAGCTGGCCGACGGCAAGCGGGTGAAGACCAAGCTCACCAAGGTCGAGAAGGCGATCGACGCGATCGACAAGCGCTATGAGCTGCTCGATCTCGTCGACGGCTACCGGCGCCTCAAGGACCGGCTCGGCCTCATGGACTTCTCCGACCAGATCGCCCTGGCGGCGCGGCTCGCGATGGAGACGCCCGACGTGGGCGAGATCGAGCGCGGCAAGTTCAAGGTGGTGCTCCTCGACGAATACCAGGACACCTCGGTCGCGCAGGCGCAGATGCTCGCTCGTCTCTTCGGTGACGGTCACCCCGTCACCGCGGTCGGCGACCCCAACCAGGCGATCTACGGCTGGCGCGGCGCGTCGGTGAGCAACATCATCGAGTTCGGCCGCGACTTCCCGACCGCCGACGGGCGCCGGCCGGCGTACTCCCTGACGGTCAACCGCCGCTCCGACGCCCGCATCCTCGCCACCGCCAACCACCTGGCCGCCCAGCTCTACGAGGGCCGTGAGCGGGAGCGTCTGGTAGCCGCCGAGGGGGCCAGCGACGGCGAGGTGCGGGTGCATGTCCACGAGACGTACGACGAGGAGCTGCTCTGGCTCGCCGACCAGGTGGTCGAGGCCCATGAGGCGGTGGGGGAGTGGAAGGAGATCGGCGTGCTGACCAGGGACAACTCTCAGGCCGCAGCCGTCTTCGACGCGCTCACCGCTCGCGAGATCCCGGTCGAGATCGTCGGCCTGAAGGGGCTGCTCAGGCTGCCTGAGGTGGCCGAGGTGGTCGCCACGATGGAGCTGCTCCACGACGTCACCGCCAACGCCGCGCTGCTCACCCTGCTCGCCGGTCCGCGCTGGACGATCGGCCCACGTGACCTGGCGATCTTGGGCCGCAGGTCGCGCGACCTGGCCGGTGTGGTCGGCGGCGCGGCCGAGTTCGCCGACATCGAGCGGCAGCTGGAGGCGGCGGTCGAGGGCACCGACCCGACCGAGATCCCCTCGCTCAACGACGCCCTGGAGGATCCCGGCGACGAGGGCTACGACTACTCGCCGCAGGCCAGGGAGCGGTTCACGATGCTGGCCGACGAGCTGCGCGGGCTGCGGCGCTCTGTCAACGAGCCGCTCCTCGACCTGGTTCGTCGGATCATCGACGTCACCGGCATCGACGTCGAGCTGGCCGCCTCGGTCTCGCCGGCGGCAACGGCCCGACGCGACAACCTCGACCTCTTCGTGCAGGCGGTCGCCGAGTTCGAGGGGCTCGACGGACAGGTCACCCTGGCCGCGCTGCTGGCCTACCTGGAGGCCGAGGACGAATACGGCCAGGGCCTCGACGTCGCCACTCCGTCGGAGGCCGACTCGGTCAAGCTGCTCACCGTCCACCGTGCCAAGGGCCTCGAGTGGGACGCCGTCTTCCTGGTCGGCGTGACCCACAAGAAGTTCCCCACCGGCCAGACGCGCTCGTCGTGGCTGACCGTGCCCTCGGTCATGCCCGCCGCGCTCCGTGGTGACCGCGACGACCTGCCGCAGCTCCTCGGCCACGACGCCGACTCGATCGATGCGCTCCTCGCCGAGCGCAAGGAGCACGAGCGCGTGGAGGAGCTGCGGCTCGCGTACGTCGCCTGGACCCGCGCCCGGCACACCCAGTTCGTCTCCTGCTGGCGCTGGTCGCCGTCGATCAAGGAGGGGCGCGGGCCGTCGCTCTACGTGGAGAAGACCCGGGAGGCGCTGCTGCAGTGGGGCGCCAGGCCCGACCGCTGGGCCGAGGTCGTCGTGAAGGGCGAGGAGGAGAACCCGTACGCCGCCCAGGAGGTCGACCAGCCCTGGCCGATCAACCACCACACCCCTGAGGTGGAGCGACGTCTGGAGGCGGCCAAGTTGGTCAGGGAGGCATCGCCGGGGCCTGATGATCTCGACGACCTCACCCTGCTCGAGACGGTGAACCAGTGGGACGAGGAGATCGAGCGGCTGCTCACCGAGGCCGAGCGCGAGCGTGCTCCCGAGGTGGTCGTGCCGCTGCCGTCCTCGATGTCGGCCACCTCGATGTCGAGGTTGCGTGACGACCCGCTCGGTTTCGCCGCCGATCTGGTGCGTCCGATGCCCCGCAAGCCGTCTTCTCAGGCCCGATTCGGCACTCGGTTCCACGCCTGGGTGGAGGCCCGTTTCGGCCAGCAGGACCTCTTCGACCCCGACGACCTGCCCGGCCGCGCCGACCACGGCATCGAGGACGAGTCAGGTCTCGAGGAGGTCATCGCCGCCTTCGAGAAGGGCCCGTTCGCCAACCGGCCGCCGTTCCGCGTCGAAGCCGCGTTCGCGATCGTGCTCGCAGGTCAGGTCGTGCGCGGTCGCGTCGACGCCGTCTATCAGGAACCCGACGGCAGCTACCTGATCGTCGACTGGAAGACCAACCAGGCCCAGAACGCCGACCCGCTCCAGCTCGCGCTCTACCGTCTCGGCTGGGCTGAGCTGATGGGCATCCCGTTGTCGCAGGTCAGGGCAGCGTTCTACTACGTACGCTCGGGAAAGCTCGTCGAGCCGCAGGCTCTTCCGGACCGCGCCCGCCTGGAGCAGATCGTGGCTCCGCCGGCAGCGGGGTCCTAG
- the nudC gene encoding NAD(+) diphosphatase, with product MDAPNLPIHQRLTQDPHDRTGHLRTDDDWVQRAWADPATKVLVVAGNRVEPAGETGVRWRTPAAAPAGIRLLLGDSPDGARFAVLASREESGEGWLDLRGLFPAMLADTTEASLLMHAVGLAEWHRATRFCSRCGGGLEPRSAGHELVCAEGHVTFPRTDPAVIMLVTTGEPGSDEERCLLGNHTRWPMPYFSTLAGFVEPGEALEDTVRREVAEEVGVRIGQVDFFGNQPWPLPASLMLGYFARAESTEITVDADEIREARWFTRADLAAVAESGEVKLPSGVSISRSLVEEWYGGELPGSW from the coding sequence GTGGACGCTCCGAATCTGCCCATCCATCAGCGACTCACCCAGGATCCGCACGACCGCACCGGCCATCTGCGCACCGACGACGACTGGGTCCAGAGGGCTTGGGCGGATCCGGCCACGAAGGTCCTCGTGGTCGCCGGCAACAGGGTCGAGCCCGCGGGCGAGACCGGAGTGAGATGGCGTACGCCGGCGGCCGCCCCGGCAGGGATCCGGCTGCTCCTCGGCGACAGCCCCGACGGTGCCCGGTTCGCGGTGCTCGCCAGCAGGGAGGAGTCGGGGGAGGGGTGGCTCGACCTGCGCGGGCTCTTCCCCGCGATGCTCGCCGACACCACCGAGGCGAGCCTCCTGATGCACGCGGTCGGGCTGGCCGAGTGGCACCGCGCGACCCGGTTCTGCTCGCGCTGCGGCGGCGGCCTCGAGCCGCGCTCGGCCGGTCACGAGCTGGTCTGCGCGGAAGGACACGTGACCTTCCCGCGCACCGACCCGGCGGTGATCATGCTGGTGACGACCGGCGAACCCGGCTCCGACGAGGAGCGTTGCCTGCTCGGCAACCACACCCGCTGGCCGATGCCCTACTTCTCCACCCTCGCCGGCTTCGTCGAGCCCGGGGAGGCGCTCGAGGACACGGTGCGCCGCGAGGTCGCCGAGGAGGTCGGCGTACGCATCGGGCAGGTCGACTTCTTCGGCAACCAGCCGTGGCCGCTGCCGGCCAGCCTGATGCTCGGCTACTTCGCCCGAGCCGAGTCGACCGAGATCACCGTCGACGCCGACGAGATCCGCGAGGCGCGCTGGTTCACCCGAGCCGATCTCGCCGCCGTGGCCGAGTCGGGCGAGGTCAAGCTGCCCAGCGGTGTCTCGATCAGCCGTTCGCTGGTCGAGGAGTGGTACGGCGGCGAGCTGCCCGGCTCCTGGTGA
- a CDS encoding mycoredoxin → MSSFTMYTTPWCGYCQRLKGQLGREGITFDEVDIEQVPEAAEIVEKANGGNQTVPTLVYSDGAAQTNPSLAQVKAKIAELGA, encoded by the coding sequence ATGAGCAGCTTCACGATGTACACCACCCCCTGGTGCGGCTACTGCCAGCGGCTCAAGGGACAGCTCGGCCGCGAGGGCATCACCTTCGACGAGGTCGACATCGAGCAGGTCCCCGAGGCTGCCGAGATCGTCGAGAAGGCCAACGGCGGCAACCAGACCGTGCCGACCCTCGTCTACTCCGACGGCGCCGCGCAGACCAACCCGTCGCTCGCCCAGGTCAAGGCGAAGATCGCCGAGCTGGGGGCGTAG
- a CDS encoding ATP-dependent DNA helicase UvrD2 — protein sequence MTPESLLDALDPEQRRVAEALRGPVRVLAGAGTGKTRAITHRIAYGVATGVYAPQEVLAVTFTTRAAGEMRQRLRAMGAGAVQARTFHSAALRQLRFFWPKVYGTELPTLTESKIPLIRAAAQRQRINVDQAQARDLASEIEWSKVSNVHPDDYPKTAQARGREVGGLTSAMVAHVYGAYEDVKRTQGRMDMEDVLLLTAGLLEHDERVAAQVRRQYKWFTVDEFQDVSPLQSALLDLWLGGRDEICVVGDPAQTIYTFAGADASYLRDFAKKHPGATSVELVRNYRSTPQVVRSANKILDGTPSAGVQLQAQRDAGPAVEHAEHPDEVAEAEGTAAEILRLHQSGKDYSEMAILFRINAQSEAYEEALTARRIPYVLRGAARFFDRPEVREAVTRIRGAARGGHGATVADELLESVHGILAGMGWTSEPPEGRGQTRDRWESWQALIDQARAFAAAGGDLAGLVAELDRRAAEQHAPVPSGVTLATFHAAKGLEWDSVFLVGLQDGTMPFISRGEEPTPAEIEEERRLLYVGLTRARVDLNLSWALARQPGQSARRRPSRFLDPLLPARSAPPKRRPGSGRARMCKACGGPLGSAAEKRMGRHEGCDAPYDEELYGRLKQWRKEAAEAVRKPVFVVFTDATLEQIAEQKPGTLQDLQRIAGIGRSKVETYGAEVLNVIAADA from the coding sequence ATGACCCCAGAGTCGCTCCTCGACGCCCTCGACCCTGAGCAGCGGCGGGTTGCGGAGGCATTACGCGGTCCGGTGCGGGTGCTGGCGGGTGCGGGCACAGGCAAGACCCGGGCGATCACCCACCGGATCGCCTACGGCGTGGCGACCGGCGTCTATGCGCCGCAGGAGGTGCTCGCGGTCACCTTCACCACCAGGGCCGCAGGGGAGATGCGGCAGCGGCTGCGTGCGATGGGCGCCGGGGCGGTCCAGGCGCGCACCTTCCACTCCGCCGCGCTACGCCAGCTGCGCTTCTTCTGGCCGAAGGTCTACGGCACCGAGCTGCCCACCCTGACCGAGTCGAAGATCCCGCTCATCCGCGCTGCCGCCCAGCGCCAGCGGATCAACGTCGACCAGGCCCAGGCGCGCGACCTCGCCTCGGAGATCGAGTGGTCGAAGGTCTCCAACGTCCATCCCGACGACTACCCGAAGACGGCGCAGGCGCGCGGCCGCGAGGTGGGTGGCCTCACCTCCGCGATGGTCGCCCACGTCTACGGGGCCTACGAGGACGTCAAGCGCACCCAGGGCCGTATGGACATGGAGGACGTGCTGCTGCTGACCGCTGGTCTCCTCGAGCACGACGAGCGGGTCGCGGCTCAGGTGCGACGGCAGTACAAGTGGTTCACCGTCGACGAGTTCCAAGACGTCTCGCCGTTGCAGTCGGCGCTGCTCGACCTGTGGCTGGGCGGGCGCGACGAGATCTGTGTGGTGGGCGACCCCGCCCAGACGATCTACACCTTCGCCGGTGCCGACGCGAGCTATCTGCGTGACTTCGCGAAGAAGCATCCCGGTGCCACCTCGGTCGAGCTGGTCCGCAACTACCGGTCCACGCCGCAGGTGGTCAGGTCGGCCAACAAGATCCTGGACGGTACGCCGAGCGCCGGCGTCCAGCTGCAGGCCCAGCGCGACGCCGGGCCTGCCGTCGAGCACGCCGAGCATCCCGACGAGGTCGCCGAGGCCGAAGGCACCGCCGCCGAGATCCTCCGCCTCCACCAGTCGGGCAAGGACTACTCCGAGATGGCGATCCTGTTCCGGATCAACGCCCAGTCGGAGGCCTACGAAGAGGCTCTCACCGCGCGCCGGATCCCCTACGTCCTCCGTGGCGCCGCCAGATTCTTCGACCGGCCCGAGGTCCGTGAGGCGGTGACCCGGATCCGGGGCGCTGCCAGGGGCGGCCACGGAGCCACGGTCGCCGACGAGCTGCTGGAGTCCGTCCACGGCATCCTGGCCGGCATGGGCTGGACCTCGGAGCCACCCGAGGGCCGCGGCCAGACCCGTGACCGTTGGGAGTCGTGGCAGGCGCTGATCGACCAGGCGCGTGCCTTCGCGGCGGCGGGCGGCGACCTGGCCGGGCTGGTCGCCGAGCTCGACCGGCGAGCGGCCGAGCAGCACGCCCCGGTGCCCTCGGGCGTGACCCTGGCGACCTTCCACGCCGCCAAGGGCCTGGAGTGGGACTCGGTGTTCCTGGTGGGGCTGCAGGACGGCACGATGCCTTTCATCTCGCGTGGCGAAGAGCCGACCCCTGCCGAGATCGAGGAGGAGCGGCGGCTGCTCTACGTCGGGCTCACCCGGGCGCGAGTGGATCTCAACCTGTCGTGGGCGCTGGCGCGTCAGCCCGGCCAGTCCGCGCGGCGACGGCCCTCCCGTTTCCTCGACCCGCTCCTGCCGGCGCGGTCCGCGCCGCCGAAGCGTCGCCCCGGATCGGGCAGGGCGCGGATGTGCAAGGCGTGCGGCGGCCCGCTCGGCTCGGCTGCCGAGAAGCGGATGGGCCGTCACGAGGGGTGTGACGCTCCGTACGACGAGGAGCTCTACGGCAGACTGAAACAGTGGCGCAAGGAGGCCGCTGAGGCGGTCCGTAAGCCTGTTTTCGTCGTCTTCACCGACGCCACCTTGGAGCAGATCGCCGAGCAGAAGCCCGGCACGCTCCAGGATCTGCAGCGCATCGCCGGCATCGGTCGCAGCAAGGTGGAGACCTATGGCGCGGAAGTTCTCAACGTCATCGCTGCCGACGCCTGA